From the genome of Geitlerinema sp. PCC 9228:
GGTGTCCTAGCACAGCGTCTGATGCGGCGGGTTTGCAGCGAATGTCGCATTCCCTACCATCCCTCCCCAGAAGAACTGGCCCGCTACGGTCTGTCGGCTTCCCAAGAAACCGAAGCCACCTTCTACAAAGCCAACACCATTCCCCCCGAAGAACGACAGGCTTTACGGGAGCAAAACCAACTTTGCCCCAAATGCAACGGAGGCGGTTATAAAGGCCGTGTCGGCGTTTACGAATTTCTCAGCAACTCCGAAAAAATCTCCAACCTCATCAATGAAGGGGCCCCCACCTCCCTCATCAAAGAAACCGCTGTGGAAGAAGGTATGAAAACCCTGCTCTCCTACAGCTTAAATCTAGTGCGGGAGGGCTACACCACTTTTGAAGAAGTGGAACGGGTAACCTTCACCGATACTGGTTTGGAATCGGAAATGAAAGCCAAACGCAAGAGTTCCTTAACCTGCAAAACCTGTCAAGCTCAGTTACAACCGGAATGGCTGGATTGTCCCTACTGTCTGACACCGCGTTTCCAAGATTAAAGAACGTTGTGTTTGTGTTGAATTTTCTCGTGGGAATGGGAAAACTAACCATTAACTTCAGGGGAATTTCCCTTCTTCCCCTACACCAGTCCAACACTTAGTAATTTGCCTAGCGGGGGAAATTGGTTTATGGATTACATGATTGAAGACGTAATGGAATCTTTGATCGAGCAGGGTGGCTCCGACATGCACATTCAAGCTGGCGCTCCCATTTACTTTCGCATTAGCGGTCAGCTGACCACCCAACCTCAATTTGGTGAGACTCTCTCTCCCGAACATTGCCAAAAATTAATTTTTAGCATGCTCAACAACAGCCAGCGCAAAGAGCTGGAACAAAACTGGGAGCTAGACTGTGCTTACGGCGTCAAAGGGTTGTCTCGCTTTCGGGTAAACGTCTATCGGGAACGCGGCTGCTATGCGGCTTGTTTGCGAGCATTGGGGTCGAAAATTCCCAGTTTTGAAAAGTTGGGACTGCCACAAGTGCTTTTAAATATGGCAGAAAGACCCCGGGGCATGTTGTTAATTACCGGACAAACGGGTTCTGGCAAAACAACGACCATGGCAGCATTGCTAGATTATGTCAATCGCACCCGTTCCGAACATATCTTAACCATCGAAGATCCCATTGAATTTGTTTTCCCCAACATGAAATCTTTGTTTCATCAAAGACAAAGAGGGGAAGATACCAAAACATTTGCCAATGCCCTGAAAGGTGCTTTGCGGCAAGACCCCGATATCATTCTGATTGGGGAAATGCGCGACTTAGAAACCATCAGTTTAGCGGTATCAGCGGCAGAAACCGGTCACTTGGTGATTGGTACGTTGCACACCAACTCAGCTGCCGGTACGGTAGACC
Proteins encoded in this window:
- a CDS encoding type IV pilus twitching motility protein PilT, with translation MDYMIEDVMESLIEQGGSDMHIQAGAPIYFRISGQLTTQPQFGETLSPEHCQKLIFSMLNNSQRKELEQNWELDCAYGVKGLSRFRVNVYRERGCYAACLRALGSKIPSFEKLGLPQVLLNMAERPRGMLLITGQTGSGKTTTMAALLDYVNRTRSEHILTIEDPIEFVFPNMKSLFHQRQRGEDTKTFANALKGALRQDPDIILIGEMRDLETISLAVSAAETGHLVIGTLHTNSAAGTVDRLLDVFPPEQQPQIRAQLSGSLVGICSQNLAKKIGGGRCAAHEILLNTPAVGNLIREGKTTQIYSTIQMGAKVGMQTMEMSMHRLYLDGKVTYEEAMAKTANPDELQRLIDAQPKSDSKAKAKKK